One genomic segment of Acidobacteriota bacterium includes these proteins:
- the tuf gene encoding elongation factor Tu (EF-Tu; promotes GTP-dependent binding of aminoacyl-tRNA to the A-site of ribosomes during protein biosynthesis; when the tRNA anticodon matches the mRNA codon, GTP hydrolysis results; the inactive EF-Tu-GDP leaves the ribosome and release of GDP is promoted by elongation factor Ts; many prokaryotes have two copies of the gene encoding EF-Tu), which translates to GDNVTIEVELLTPIAMTKGLRFAIREGGRTVGAGTVTEIVE; encoded by the coding sequence CGGGGGACAACGTGACGATCGAAGTGGAATTGTTAACGCCGATCGCGATGACCAAGGGCCTGCGCTTTGCCATCCGTGAGGGTGGACGCACCGTGGGTGCAGGCACCGTCACTGAG